Proteins encoded together in one Rossellomorea sp. y25 window:
- a CDS encoding GyrI-like domain-containing protein, whose amino-acid sequence MEIKVASLEDKLLVGIGWTGPYGRGSEIPRLFTKFQQMIPSIHHINGDECIYAPFHDRATDFTYYCTVEVDRVEKLPPGLLELTLPAGDYAHALYEGLSTEVEQAYFSIFNWIKENGYEKDNSRLSVEKFLSQDREINETEDKRKLELFVPIKEK is encoded by the coding sequence ATGGAAATTAAAGTTGCATCGCTAGAGGATAAATTGCTGGTAGGAATAGGGTGGACTGGACCGTATGGAAGAGGGTCTGAGATTCCTAGACTGTTTACCAAGTTTCAACAGATGATCCCATCCATTCACCACATCAATGGAGATGAATGCATATACGCACCTTTCCATGACAGAGCGACTGATTTTACGTATTATTGTACCGTAGAGGTTGATCGTGTGGAAAAGCTTCCACCGGGGTTATTGGAACTAACTCTCCCTGCAGGCGATTATGCTCACGCTCTATATGAAGGGCTGTCAACGGAAGTCGAGCAGGCCTACTTTTCGATCTTTAACTGGATTAAGGAAAATGGGTATGAAAAAGACAACTCCAGACTGAGTGTCGAGAAATTTTTGTCTCAGGACAGGGAAATCAACGAAACGGAAGACAAAAGGAAATTAGAGTTGTTTGTTCCAATTAAAGAGAAATAG
- a CDS encoding glucose 1-dehydrogenase, whose product MYLPSFSLKDKLAVVSGAGRGIGRALSIGLAESGADVVLLSRTRGDLEETASEIEKLGRRAYIIPTDVTSREEIQKAIAYIEDQKRSIDILINNAGMNIRSSALEVTDEEWQTIMDTNLKSAFMMSQEAGKHMKEKNQGKIINIASVAGQVALRTGVVYASTKAAMIQMTKVLAMEWGKYNINVNSIGPWYFKTPLTKELLQNEEYVNDILAVTPLKRIGELEELVGPAVFLSSDASNYVTGQTLFVDGGMTIQGF is encoded by the coding sequence ATGTATTTACCTTCATTTTCATTAAAAGATAAACTGGCTGTTGTCTCTGGTGCCGGTCGTGGAATTGGACGAGCTCTCAGTATAGGTTTAGCAGAATCAGGAGCCGATGTTGTCCTGCTATCAAGGACGAGGGGCGATCTGGAAGAAACGGCCAGTGAAATTGAAAAGCTGGGAAGAAGGGCTTATATAATCCCGACGGATGTGACATCACGGGAAGAGATTCAAAAAGCGATTGCTTACATAGAAGATCAAAAACGTTCCATTGATATTTTAATTAATAATGCAGGAATGAATATTCGTTCCAGCGCCCTTGAGGTTACGGATGAAGAATGGCAAACGATCATGGATACAAATTTGAAATCTGCTTTTATGATGAGTCAGGAAGCAGGTAAACATATGAAGGAGAAGAATCAGGGGAAAATCATTAACATAGCGTCTGTAGCTGGACAAGTTGCTTTACGTACAGGGGTTGTGTACGCTTCAACGAAAGCAGCCATGATTCAAATGACGAAGGTATTAGCCATGGAATGGGGAAAATACAATATTAATGTGAATAGTATCGGACCTTGGTATTTTAAAACGCCACTAACAAAAGAGCTATTGCAAAACGAAGAATATGTAAACGATATTTTGGCCGTAACACCCCTAAAGAGAATCGGTGAACTGGAGGAACTTGTAGGCCCTGCTGTTTTCCTTTCCTCGGATGCTTCGAATTATGTTACAGGCCAAACCCTTTTTGTGGACGGTGGAATGACGATTCAAGGTTTTTGA
- a CDS encoding b(o/a)3-type cytochrome-c oxidase subunit 1, with product MKRFVRIEKKDATLAMAHIYVGFIALALGGLAGLLQVLVRSGKFILPAGIGYYQVLTVHGVLLGLVLTTFFILGFQHAAISRTSGTYSGKSRLFGWLGFWVMLLGTIMAAVMILLNEATVLYTFYAPLQAHWIFYLGLTFVVVGSWLGGAGMIIKYVSWRKENPGLPSPLLTFMAIINTVLWIVATIGVAGTVLFQLLPWSLGLVDRVDVLVSRTLFWYFGHPLVYFWLLPAYMAWYVIIPKIIGGKIFSDSLARLSFILFLLFSIPVGFHHQLVEPGIDAYWKFLQVVLTFMVVIPSLMTAFSLFATFEMYGRSKGATGLFGWFKKLPWGDARFTVPFIGMVAFIPAGAGGLINASNQMNQVVHNTIWVTGHFHLTLATSVVLTFFGIAYWLVPHLTGRVLTKAMNKLAIVQAIVWSVGMGIMSGAMHAVGLLGAPRRSSFSTYGDAPQALAWIPYQVAQAIGGTILFIGIILVLYIFINLAFFAPKGEEEFPVGEKAEAAERSPMVLENWRIWLTILAALILVAYTVPFIDMIQNAPPASKGYHLW from the coding sequence ATGAAACGATTTGTGAGAATTGAGAAAAAAGATGCTACTTTGGCGATGGCACATATTTATGTTGGCTTTATTGCCTTGGCTCTAGGTGGATTGGCTGGATTATTACAAGTGTTGGTAAGGTCAGGCAAATTCATTTTGCCTGCAGGGATTGGCTATTACCAGGTCTTAACGGTTCACGGCGTATTATTGGGATTGGTATTAACCACTTTCTTTATCCTTGGATTCCAGCATGCTGCCATTTCCCGAACTTCCGGTACCTATTCTGGAAAATCGCGCTTGTTTGGCTGGTTAGGATTCTGGGTCATGCTTCTTGGTACAATCATGGCCGCTGTTATGATTCTATTAAATGAAGCAACTGTACTTTATACTTTCTATGCTCCCCTGCAGGCACACTGGATATTTTACTTAGGTTTGACTTTCGTCGTTGTTGGAAGCTGGTTAGGCGGGGCCGGCATGATCATCAAATATGTAAGCTGGCGAAAAGAAAACCCTGGACTACCAAGCCCTCTGTTAACATTCATGGCCATCATCAATACCGTCTTATGGATTGTCGCCACCATTGGTGTGGCAGGAACGGTTTTATTCCAGCTCCTTCCTTGGTCTCTTGGCCTCGTTGATCGAGTAGATGTGCTCGTAAGCAGAACATTATTCTGGTATTTCGGTCATCCCCTTGTATATTTTTGGCTGCTGCCTGCCTATATGGCATGGTATGTCATTATTCCAAAAATCATTGGCGGAAAAATATTTTCAGATTCGTTAGCCAGACTTTCATTTATTTTGTTCCTTCTATTCTCTATCCCGGTAGGTTTCCATCACCAATTAGTGGAACCTGGAATTGACGCATATTGGAAGTTTCTACAGGTTGTTCTTACCTTTATGGTTGTCATACCTTCCTTGATGACTGCATTTTCTCTTTTCGCTACCTTTGAAATGTACGGCAGATCCAAAGGAGCTACCGGATTGTTTGGATGGTTTAAGAAGTTACCATGGGGAGATGCACGCTTTACCGTACCCTTTATCGGCATGGTGGCCTTTATCCCTGCGGGAGCAGGTGGATTAATCAATGCATCTAACCAAATGAACCAGGTTGTTCATAATACCATTTGGGTTACGGGCCACTTCCACTTAACTTTGGCAACTTCCGTTGTGTTAACGTTTTTCGGTATTGCCTATTGGCTCGTACCTCATTTAACGGGACGCGTCTTAACGAAAGCAATGAACAAACTGGCGATCGTGCAAGCCATTGTTTGGTCTGTAGGAATGGGTATTATGTCAGGTGCCATGCATGCTGTCGGCCTACTGGGCGCGCCAAGACGATCTTCTTTTTCGACTTATGGGGATGCACCGCAAGCCCTTGCTTGGATTCCATATCAAGTCGCACAAGCGATCGGGGGAACGATTCTTTTTATCGGGATTATCCTGGTTCTATATATCTTTATCAATCTGGCATTCTTCGCACCTAAAGGAGAAGAAGAATTCCCGGTAGGTGAAAAAGCGGAAGCGGCCGAGAGAAGTCCAATGGTCCTTGAAAACTGGAGAATTTGGTTAACCATCTTAGCAGCTCTCATTCTTGTTGCCTACACCGTTCCATTCATCGACATGATTCAAAATGCACCACCTGCATCCAAGGGCTATCATTTGTGGTAA
- a CDS encoding 3-oxoacyl-[acyl-carrier-protein] synthase III C-terminal domain-containing protein, producing MPKIVSVETEIPPVKITQKEAAEFAKQLFSTSFKNIGRLLTVFENGEIDSRYFVKDLEWFSREHTFQEKNDEFIHHAVELGSKAVKKILSNHQITLEDIDAIFTISTSGLATPSLEARIMNLLPFSSHVKRIPIWGLGCAGGASGLSRAYEYCLAFPKANVLVLSIELCSLTFQHGDRSKSNLIGTSLFADGVACAVVCGDESPLLEGISHPLPSIFATQSTLLEDSLDVMGWEVKNNGLYVVFSKDIPTLVKNWLRPNVEGFINANDISLEDIKHFVAHPGGKKVIEAYQEALGMDESMTSESMKVLKNYGNMSSVTILYVLKEFMNKGCERGDIGLGTALGPGFSSELLLMRWE from the coding sequence ATGCCGAAAATTGTCTCAGTTGAAACCGAGATTCCCCCTGTGAAGATTACACAAAAAGAAGCGGCAGAATTTGCGAAACAATTGTTTTCGACAAGCTTTAAGAATATCGGACGTCTTCTCACCGTGTTTGAAAATGGTGAAATAGACAGTCGTTATTTCGTAAAAGATCTCGAATGGTTTTCTAGGGAGCATACCTTTCAAGAAAAAAATGATGAATTCATTCACCACGCAGTTGAATTAGGCAGCAAGGCTGTTAAGAAAATCCTATCCAATCATCAGATTACACTGGAGGACATTGATGCGATTTTTACGATTTCAACATCTGGCCTCGCAACACCAAGTCTAGAAGCGAGAATTATGAATCTTCTGCCATTCTCTTCTCATGTTAAACGAATTCCGATTTGGGGATTGGGATGTGCAGGGGGGGCAAGCGGGCTGTCACGGGCCTATGAGTACTGTTTAGCTTTTCCGAAAGCAAATGTTCTCGTCCTTTCCATTGAACTTTGTTCACTCACCTTTCAGCATGGGGATCGCTCAAAGAGCAATTTAATTGGAACGTCTCTTTTTGCGGATGGCGTTGCGTGTGCTGTTGTATGTGGTGATGAAAGCCCATTACTTGAAGGGATTTCCCACCCATTGCCATCCATTTTCGCCACTCAATCGACTCTCTTAGAGGATTCACTGGATGTAATGGGGTGGGAGGTAAAGAATAACGGTTTATATGTAGTGTTTTCAAAAGATATTCCCACACTGGTGAAGAATTGGCTCAGGCCGAATGTTGAGGGATTTATCAATGCAAATGATATCAGCCTTGAAGATATTAAGCATTTTGTGGCACATCCAGGAGGTAAGAAGGTCATTGAAGCCTATCAGGAAGCTTTAGGAATGGATGAAAGCATGACATCTGAATCAATGAAGGTCTTGAAAAACTATGGGAATATGTCATCTGTAACCATCTTGTATGTGCTGAAGGAATTTATGAATAAAGGCTGTGAGCGTGGAGATATAGGCTTGGGTACCGCTTTAGGGCCGGGGTTTAGTTCGGAACTGCTTTTGATGAGGTGGGAATGA
- a CDS encoding isoprenylcysteine carboxylmethyltransferase family protein — protein sequence MMLYFILFFFVLMIQRLVELFIAKSNEKWMKEQGAKEYGQAHYKMMVAIHIAFFVSLLIEGGIFHTGVNPYWPILLAGFILTQLGRIWVISSLGKYWNTKIIVLPKAEVVAKGPYKYLKHPNYLIVTLEFLIVPLLFNAYWTLFVFALLNQFILSIRIPLEEHALRDETNYERIHLHTKGWIPLIKKEK from the coding sequence ATGATGCTCTATTTCATTCTGTTTTTTTTCGTACTGATGATTCAGAGGCTTGTGGAGCTATTCATTGCCAAGTCAAATGAGAAGTGGATGAAGGAACAGGGGGCAAAAGAATATGGACAGGCTCATTATAAAATGATGGTGGCTATCCATATCGCATTCTTTGTTTCGTTGTTAATTGAAGGAGGGATCTTTCATACAGGGGTTAACCCCTATTGGCCAATCCTGTTGGCTGGCTTCATTCTCACTCAGCTCGGGAGAATTTGGGTGATTTCTTCACTGGGGAAGTATTGGAATACAAAAATCATCGTGCTTCCGAAAGCTGAAGTGGTTGCGAAAGGTCCTTATAAATATTTGAAGCATCCTAACTACCTTATTGTGACATTAGAATTCTTGATTGTTCCATTACTCTTTAATGCCTATTGGACCCTGTTTGTCTTTGCATTATTAAATCAATTCATTCTCTCTATTCGCATTCCGCTTGAGGAACATGCACTTCGAGATGAAACGAATTATGAAAGGATTCACCTTCATACAAAGGGCTGGATCCCCCTAATCAAGAAAGAAAAATAA
- a CDS encoding dynamin family protein, which produces MSQIEHKSTQLHNTLQQLTAYHDTFRHNGDVERAAKVERLAEKLYNDELILAFCGHFSAGKSTMINHLMGEEILPSSPIPTSANLVKVHHASTDFAKIHYHDSQPLYFKAPYEFSTIKDFCKNGEEVYSVEIGRSKSEMPEGVSVLDTPGVDSTDDAHRLSTESAIHLADAVFYVMDYNHVQSQVNFEFTKEMIRHGVKLYLIVNQIDKHQEEELTFSDFKESVENSFASWGVVPNGTFFTSLKAPHHPHNDLEKLESLIEEQVKQKSELIEDSAESAISQLRSEHEKWYEEELEKIEETGRDLLTEEEWNNKDALLQTERRLIETLAKNNVKAIKEHFEAERREVLKNAYLMPFETRELAKDFLESRQPDFKVGFLFSKQKTEDEKAIRIQKFKDDVNTRIESQLEWHLKTLGKNMVKEYSPSSDQRMKWDQLSLEVDEPFLIDLIKSGAGITSDYVLQYCDDLSEEIKGKARNYTNDLFGDTLNEIESASREENSVLEAELNELQKKTGVIYQWNTLYEEKTTQLRKLMSIEIDQIQADSILQQWIVNWKARSEEYILATDMELDQKETIRRTREKIVTEPRKEQQASIGGVIERLDTMTHVFRKYNGFSKTADLLEGKKERLSNQSFTIALFGAFSAGKSSFANALLGKKILPVSPNPTTASINRINPVSESGEHETAHVQIKTYDQLFQDIVHTLSFFNRSVSTLDEAMVIVPALTSEGSGKENVHLSFLQAFYNGYPAFKESLGKTKKANLEEYRGFVADESQACFVESIDLYFDCDITRQGITLVDTPGADSINARHTGVAFEYIKNADAILFVTYYNHAFAKADREFLIQLGRVKDTFELDKMFFVVNAIDLASDEEEKNEVIDYVEAQLIQYGIRFPRIFGVSSLQALKESGSHKSGMDLFKKEFQTFIQNELVSMSIESALSEWDRGLQRFKQYIHTASSDKAYKQVRKQELNDAKVKVRSLIDAKSVQPLEIEMQQESKELVYYVKQRVFFRVSDFYKEAFHSGLFLQYSNQSLAIREGLKEFLSSIGFDLAQEMRATSLRIQQFIHKQLNEQWIALEELIEQVEKELVLSPQDYKNESTIEFENAFKQIELRLFEEAFSSFKNPKHFFEKGGKKIVQEKLEALLQKPADSYLEHEQLRLESWGASYLEREFDMLKKEMLTQVMEQINSNLDALETVQDLHKLKQDLERLDHIQA; this is translated from the coding sequence ATGAGTCAGATAGAGCATAAAAGTACACAATTACATAATACATTGCAACAACTTACAGCCTACCACGATACTTTCCGTCACAACGGAGACGTAGAGCGGGCCGCAAAGGTAGAAAGATTAGCAGAGAAATTATACAACGATGAACTGATTTTAGCCTTCTGCGGCCACTTTTCGGCTGGAAAGTCTACAATGATTAATCACTTAATGGGGGAAGAAATCCTCCCGTCCAGTCCAATCCCAACCAGTGCGAATCTAGTAAAGGTTCACCATGCATCTACGGATTTTGCGAAAATTCATTATCATGATTCCCAGCCGTTATACTTCAAGGCGCCATATGAGTTCTCCACCATTAAGGACTTTTGTAAAAACGGTGAGGAAGTATACTCTGTAGAAATAGGGCGTAGCAAGAGTGAGATGCCAGAGGGTGTATCGGTTTTAGACACGCCTGGCGTAGACAGTACGGATGATGCCCACAGACTATCAACTGAATCCGCCATTCATCTCGCTGACGCCGTTTTTTACGTAATGGATTATAACCATGTTCAATCTCAGGTGAACTTTGAGTTCACAAAGGAAATGATCCGTCATGGAGTCAAGCTGTATCTCATTGTAAATCAGATTGATAAACACCAGGAAGAAGAATTAACATTCAGCGACTTTAAAGAAAGTGTTGAGAACTCGTTTGCTTCTTGGGGTGTTGTACCCAATGGAACGTTTTTTACAAGTCTAAAAGCTCCGCATCATCCTCATAATGATCTTGAAAAATTAGAGTCATTAATTGAAGAGCAGGTGAAACAGAAAAGTGAACTGATAGAGGACTCTGCAGAATCGGCTATTTCTCAATTACGATCTGAGCATGAGAAGTGGTATGAGGAAGAGCTTGAGAAAATCGAGGAAACAGGGAGAGACCTACTGACAGAGGAGGAGTGGAATAACAAAGACGCTCTTCTTCAAACTGAAAGAAGATTGATTGAAACTTTAGCAAAAAATAACGTAAAAGCGATTAAAGAACATTTTGAGGCAGAAAGAAGAGAAGTCCTTAAAAATGCGTATTTAATGCCGTTTGAAACGAGAGAATTAGCGAAAGATTTTCTGGAAAGCAGACAACCAGACTTTAAGGTAGGTTTTTTATTTTCAAAACAAAAGACAGAAGATGAAAAAGCGATCAGAATTCAGAAGTTTAAAGACGATGTAAATACCCGCATCGAATCTCAATTAGAATGGCATCTGAAGACACTGGGAAAAAACATGGTGAAAGAATACAGTCCTTCATCAGATCAACGAATGAAGTGGGATCAATTATCTCTGGAAGTGGATGAACCATTTCTTATTGATCTAATTAAATCAGGTGCGGGAATAACGAGTGATTACGTTCTACAATACTGTGATGATCTTTCTGAGGAAATAAAGGGGAAAGCCAGAAACTATACAAATGATTTGTTTGGAGACACTTTGAATGAAATTGAAAGCGCGTCTCGAGAAGAGAATTCAGTTTTAGAAGCTGAGCTTAATGAACTCCAAAAGAAAACGGGAGTCATTTATCAGTGGAACACATTATATGAAGAAAAGACCACTCAACTGCGAAAATTAATGAGTATTGAAATCGATCAAATACAGGCAGATTCTATTCTCCAACAATGGATTGTGAATTGGAAGGCAAGGTCGGAAGAGTATATTCTTGCAACTGACATGGAGTTGGATCAAAAAGAGACAATACGACGAACCAGGGAAAAGATTGTGACGGAGCCACGAAAAGAACAACAAGCTTCTATAGGAGGGGTTATCGAACGTTTAGATACGATGACCCATGTATTCAGGAAATACAATGGGTTTTCCAAGACAGCGGATCTATTAGAAGGAAAGAAAGAGCGCCTTTCCAATCAATCCTTCACGATTGCATTATTCGGTGCTTTTAGTGCGGGGAAATCATCATTTGCCAATGCACTATTAGGGAAGAAAATACTTCCTGTGAGCCCAAATCCGACAACTGCTTCGATCAATCGAATCAATCCGGTATCAGAAAGCGGTGAGCATGAGACTGCCCATGTACAAATCAAAACCTACGACCAACTATTTCAAGACATCGTTCATACTCTTTCCTTTTTCAATCGCAGTGTCTCAACCCTCGATGAAGCAATGGTGATTGTACCTGCTTTAACGAGTGAAGGCAGTGGTAAGGAGAATGTACACCTTTCATTCCTGCAGGCTTTTTATAATGGTTATCCTGCCTTTAAAGAAAGTCTTGGAAAGACAAAAAAGGCCAATCTTGAAGAGTATAGAGGATTTGTAGCGGATGAATCTCAAGCTTGTTTTGTTGAGTCAATCGATCTCTATTTCGATTGTGATATTACAAGGCAGGGAATCACACTCGTCGATACACCAGGAGCAGATTCAATAAACGCAAGACATACAGGAGTAGCATTTGAATATATCAAAAATGCCGATGCGATACTATTTGTGACCTATTACAATCATGCATTTGCCAAGGCAGACCGGGAGTTCCTTATTCAATTGGGGCGAGTGAAGGATACATTTGAATTAGATAAAATGTTCTTTGTCGTAAACGCCATCGATCTTGCAAGTGATGAAGAAGAAAAGAATGAAGTGATTGACTATGTGGAAGCGCAGCTGATTCAATATGGCATTCGTTTTCCGAGGATCTTTGGAGTGTCTTCTCTCCAAGCTCTCAAGGAATCAGGTTCCCACAAGTCAGGAATGGACCTATTTAAGAAGGAATTCCAAACATTTATACAGAATGAATTAGTGAGCATGAGTATTGAGTCCGCTCTTAGTGAGTGGGATAGGGGATTGCAACGGTTTAAACAATATATTCATACGGCGTCAAGTGATAAAGCGTATAAGCAAGTACGCAAACAGGAGCTGAACGACGCGAAGGTAAAGGTTCGCTCACTAATCGATGCTAAATCTGTCCAGCCCCTGGAAATCGAAATGCAGCAAGAATCGAAGGAGCTTGTCTATTATGTAAAACAAAGGGTGTTCTTCCGGGTATCCGACTTTTATAAAGAAGCCTTTCATTCAGGATTATTTCTGCAATACTCCAACCAGTCCCTAGCGATAAGAGAAGGGTTAAAGGAATTTCTATCGAGTATCGGATTTGATTTGGCTCAGGAAATGAGGGCCACTTCTCTTCGCATCCAGCAGTTCATTCATAAACAACTCAACGAACAATGGATCGCCCTTGAAGAATTGATTGAACAGGTGGAGAAAGAACTAGTATTATCTCCACAAGATTACAAAAACGAAAGCACCATTGAATTTGAGAACGCATTTAAACAAATAGAGCTGCGACTATTCGAAGAAGCCTTTTCTTCATTTAAAAATCCAAAGCATTTCTTTGAAAAAGGCGGGAAAAAAATTGTTCAGGAAAAATTGGAAGCACTACTACAAAAACCTGCAGATAGCTATTTAGAACATGAACAGTTACGCCTGGAATCATGGGGTGCTTCGTATTTAGAAAGAGAATTCGACATGCTGAAAAAAGAAATGTTGACCCAGGTGATGGAGCAGATCAATTCCAATTTAGACGCTTTAGAGACAGTTCAGGACCTCCACAAACTAAAACAGGATTTGGAGCGTCTCGATCACATTCAAGCTTAA
- a CDS encoding sulfurtransferase translates to MKAIVDTDWLREHIHEENLRVIDSRFSLGNPSEGRERYKESHIPGAVFFDLEKDLSGYVKKHGGRHPLPNMKNFLRKVEDSGIDNDTTVVIYDEKEGAFSGRCWWLFQYIGHEKVYILNGGFAAWKEAGGKTESTSPVYPPKSYRPSFNEDIVASLDEVRSIASGDQNIPLIDSRSRERYLGHQEPIDRIPGHIPRAINLPWTDGVKGGYFIQGEEQNERFSHLNKAEQVIVYCGSGVTATPNFIALKEAGFHHVKLYVGSYSDWVSYVDHKVDKE, encoded by the coding sequence ATGAAGGCAATCGTCGATACTGATTGGTTAAGAGAGCATATTCATGAAGAGAATCTAAGAGTCATTGATAGTCGTTTTTCTCTTGGAAACCCGTCAGAGGGGAGGGAGCGCTACAAAGAGAGTCATATTCCGGGAGCCGTATTTTTCGATTTGGAAAAGGATTTATCAGGATACGTGAAAAAGCATGGAGGGCGTCATCCTCTCCCGAATATGAAGAACTTTTTGCGCAAGGTCGAGGACTCCGGTATTGACAACGATACAACCGTTGTCATTTATGATGAAAAAGAAGGTGCCTTTTCTGGCCGATGCTGGTGGTTGTTCCAATACATCGGACACGAGAAGGTGTATATCTTAAATGGTGGATTTGCTGCTTGGAAAGAGGCTGGAGGGAAAACAGAATCAACCTCACCTGTGTATCCCCCAAAAAGTTATCGGCCAAGCTTTAATGAAGACATTGTAGCTTCTCTGGATGAGGTGAGGAGTATTGCAAGTGGGGATCAGAACATCCCTTTAATTGATTCACGGAGTAGAGAGAGATATTTGGGGCATCAAGAACCTATAGACCGCATTCCAGGTCATATTCCACGGGCCATCAACCTCCCCTGGACAGATGGTGTGAAGGGTGGTTATTTTATTCAAGGAGAAGAGCAGAATGAACGATTCTCTCACCTAAATAAAGCGGAGCAGGTAATTGTCTATTGCGGTTCCGGTGTAACGGCGACTCCGAATTTCATTGCTCTTAAAGAAGCTGGGTTTCATCATGTGAAGCTTTATGTTGGAAGCTACAGTGATTGGGTTTCCTATGTGGATCACAAGGTAGATAAGGAATAA
- a CDS encoding cytochrome c oxidase subunit II — protein MHMHRYEKWWLTLGTGSLILFLVILGISAFHQGHQPPSAKAYVNPEQVDKTSPFNEPGLKKIEGKDWDYELVFVASAFLYTPGEIEIPKGSTLKIIATTKDVVHGFEVAGTNINMMLEPGFVSEYTTTLDKTGEFLVVCNEYCGVGHHTMKSMIKVVD, from the coding sequence ATGCACATGCATCGCTATGAAAAATGGTGGTTAACGTTAGGAACAGGGTCTCTTATCTTATTTTTAGTTATTTTAGGAATCAGTGCTTTTCATCAAGGACATCAACCTCCAAGCGCGAAAGCATACGTCAATCCCGAGCAAGTGGATAAAACCTCGCCCTTTAACGAGCCGGGATTAAAGAAGATAGAAGGGAAGGATTGGGATTACGAGTTAGTGTTTGTCGCATCAGCATTTCTCTACACGCCCGGGGAAATTGAAATACCTAAAGGATCTACACTTAAAATCATCGCCACAACAAAAGATGTTGTTCACGGATTTGAAGTGGCAGGAACAAACATTAATATGATGCTTGAACCTGGATTTGTTAGTGAATATACAACAACCCTTGACAAAACAGGAGAATTTCTCGTTGTATGTAATGAATATTGTGGGGTAGGTCACCACACAATGAAATCTATGATCAAGGTGGTGGACTAA